In the Anastrepha obliqua isolate idAnaObli1 chromosome 1, idAnaObli1_1.0, whole genome shotgun sequence genome, one interval contains:
- the LOC129235564 gene encoding uncharacterized protein LOC129235564 produces the protein MRFELFTFVLVLLVCVAEICSGYSRPFAEAFSGYQGVGSYYGNNQGYYGGPHSAGAYYGRDRRGSNRRSGRTYSDIARVVNPQPYAFVGARPFPGQPFNPIG, from the coding sequence ATGAGATTCGAGTTGTTTACATTTGTGCTGGTGTTATTGGTGTGTGTTGCGGAAATTTGTTCCGGATATTCAAGGCCTTTTGCGGAGGCTTTTAGCGGTTATCAAGGGGTCGGCAGCTATTACGGTAATAATCAGGGCTACTACGGCGGCCCTCACAGTGCAGGCGCTTACTATGGACGTGATAGGCGTGGTAGCAATCGTCGTTCCGGTCGAACGTACAGTGACATTGCGCGTGTTGTAAATCCACAACCGTATGCCTTTGTTGGTGCGAGACCTTTTCCTGGACAACCTTTTAACCCCATTGGATAG